A region from the Mucilaginibacter sp. CSA2-8R genome encodes:
- a CDS encoding glycosyltransferase family 9 protein — translation MNTWQNCKKILCIRPDNMGDLLMTTPAIRALKHTFNAQITVLTSSMAAGIARNIPEIDDIMVFDVPWVKSDQAAPNDTFAAITEDIKNRQFDAAIIFTVYSQNPLPTVMLAYLANIPLRLAYCRENPYQLLTHWQPDKEPYQFIKHQVRRDLDLVATVGAHTHDEHLSLQVPDVWPQLRQKLQQENINPDKPWLIMHPGVSEPKREYPSAQWAEVACTAVEHLGYQVLFTGSGSEREMVAGIQSSVGKQCFNMAGKLSLDEFIYLLAHAPLVVSVNTGTIHIAAATGTPTVVLYALTNPQHTPWMVPSQVLSYNIPAETRSKNEVIAHVNHYFDQQPTDVPCPDDVIAAIKSLLNPEPVAVMLNTPQNASATI, via the coding sequence ATGAATACCTGGCAAAACTGCAAAAAAATACTATGTATCCGTCCCGATAACATGGGCGACCTGCTCATGACCACGCCGGCCATACGGGCACTTAAACACACCTTTAATGCACAAATAACTGTACTAACCTCAAGTATGGCTGCCGGCATTGCCCGCAACATACCGGAGATAGATGATATAATGGTGTTTGACGTGCCTTGGGTAAAGAGCGACCAGGCAGCGCCAAACGATACGTTTGCAGCAATCACAGAGGATATAAAAAACAGGCAATTTGATGCCGCTATCATTTTTACGGTTTACAGCCAAAACCCTTTGCCCACCGTAATGCTGGCTTACCTGGCAAATATTCCGTTAAGACTAGCTTATTGCCGCGAAAACCCTTACCAGCTACTTACCCACTGGCAACCTGATAAAGAGCCTTACCAGTTTATCAAACACCAGGTACGCCGCGACCTTGATTTGGTAGCTACCGTTGGCGCGCATACCCATGATGAACATTTGAGCTTGCAGGTGCCGGATGTTTGGCCGCAGTTGAGACAAAAGCTACAGCAAGAAAATATCAATCCCGACAAGCCCTGGCTGATTATGCACCCCGGCGTAAGCGAACCTAAACGAGAATACCCCTCTGCTCAGTGGGCCGAAGTTGCCTGCACAGCAGTTGAGCATTTAGGTTACCAAGTGTTATTTACCGGCTCGGGCAGTGAACGCGAAATGGTTGCCGGCATTCAGTCATCAGTAGGTAAACAATGTTTTAATATGGCGGGTAAATTGAGCTTAGACGAATTTATTTACCTCCTTGCTCATGCCCCGCTGGTAGTTTCAGTAAATACAGGCACTATACATATCGCCGCAGCAACCGGCACACCTACTGTTGTACTGTATGCGTTAACCAACCCGCAGCACACACCCTGGATGGTACCCAGCCAGGTATTAAGTTATAACATACCTGCCGAAACCCGAAGTAAAAATGAAGTAATTGCGCACGTTAACCACTATTTTGACCAACAGCCAACGGACGTGCCTTGCCCTGATGACGTTATAGCAGCTATAAAAAGCTTACTTAATCCCGAACCGGTTGCCGTTATGCTGAACACGCCTCAAAATGCATCGGCAACTATTTAG
- the queA gene encoding tRNA preQ1(34) S-adenosylmethionine ribosyltransferase-isomerase QueA: protein MKLSQFKFNLPESLIAHNPSDVRDESRLMVLHRDSGKIEHKIFKDVLDYFDDQDVMILNNTKVFPARMYGNKEKTGATIEVFLLRELNKELRLWDVLVDPARKIRVGNKLYFGDDDLLVAEVVDNTTSRGRTIRFLFDGTDEEFRRNVEILGETPLPKYIKRKATEQDKERYQTIFAKNEGAVAAPTAGLHFSRELMKRLELKGVEFAEVTLHVGLGTFRQVEVEDLTKHKMDSEQFIIEQRQADIVNRAIERKKRVCAVGTTSMRTIESAVSANKTLKSANDWTSKFIFPPYDFSIANSMITNFHTPESTLLMMIAAFGGYEHVMNAYEVAVKEKYRFYSYGDAMLII from the coding sequence ATGAAGTTATCTCAATTTAAATTCAACCTGCCCGAGTCATTAATTGCCCATAACCCGTCTGACGTTCGCGACGAGTCGCGCCTGATGGTTTTACACCGCGATTCAGGTAAAATTGAGCATAAGATATTCAAGGATGTTCTGGATTATTTTGACGACCAAGATGTAATGATACTGAATAACACCAAGGTGTTTCCGGCCCGTATGTACGGCAACAAGGAAAAAACAGGTGCAACTATCGAAGTATTTTTACTGCGCGAACTAAATAAAGAATTGCGGTTATGGGATGTACTGGTTGACCCGGCCCGTAAAATACGCGTTGGTAACAAATTGTATTTTGGCGACGACGACCTGCTGGTTGCTGAGGTGGTTGACAATACCACATCACGTGGCCGTACTATTCGCTTTTTGTTTGACGGTACTGATGAGGAGTTCCGCCGTAACGTCGAGATTTTAGGAGAAACTCCACTGCCTAAATACATCAAGCGTAAAGCTACTGAACAGGATAAAGAGCGTTACCAAACTATTTTTGCTAAAAACGAAGGTGCAGTAGCTGCCCCAACCGCAGGCTTACACTTTAGCCGCGAGCTGATGAAACGCCTGGAATTGAAAGGTGTGGAGTTTGCCGAGGTTACCCTGCACGTAGGTTTAGGTACTTTCCGCCAGGTGGAGGTTGAGGATTTGACTAAGCACAAAATGGATTCTGAGCAGTTCATCATTGAGCAAAGACAAGCCGATATTGTAAACCGGGCCATTGAGCGCAAAAAACGTGTTTGTGCAGTAGGTACTACCTCAATGCGTACCATCGAGTCGGCAGTGTCGGCTAACAAAACGCTAAAGTCTGCTAACGACTGGACCAGTAAGTTCATCTTTCCGCCGTACGATTTTAGTATTGCAAACAGCATGATTACTAACTTCCACACGCCAGAGTCGACATTGTTAATGATGATTGCTGCTTTTGGTGGATACGAGCACGTAATGAATGCTTACGAAGTAGCGGTTAAAGAAAAATATCGTTTTTACAGCTACGGCGATGCCATGCTGATTATCTAA
- a CDS encoding 2-C-methyl-D-erythritol 4-phosphate cytidylyltransferase, producing MSAIYHSRSIETYAIIVAGGSGTRMQSVVPKQFLLLNGLPVLMHTLLAFYNAPSKPQLIVVLPDAFHQYWQELCVKHHFTVEHQLISGGPTRFHSVKNGLSLVPNDALVAVHDAVRPLVSAEVIEAAYKQAMSQGAVIVAVKSRDSVRQVKAAYNQSLLRHEIYLVQTPQTFKADLLKQAYEHHYQESFTDDASVAEHAGFAIHITEGDYQNFKITFPEDIAIAELLLKARTV from the coding sequence ATGTCAGCTATTTATCATTCCCGTAGTATAGAAACTTACGCTATTATTGTGGCCGGAGGGTCGGGCACCCGTATGCAGTCGGTTGTTCCGAAGCAGTTTTTACTGCTCAATGGTTTGCCGGTGTTAATGCATACTTTGCTGGCATTTTATAATGCACCGTCAAAGCCGCAGTTAATAGTAGTTTTACCGGATGCCTTTCATCAGTATTGGCAGGAGCTATGCGTCAAACATCATTTTACCGTCGAACATCAATTAATCAGTGGCGGACCAACGCGGTTTCACTCGGTAAAGAACGGGTTAAGTTTGGTGCCTAATGATGCTTTAGTTGCTGTGCATGATGCGGTGCGCCCATTGGTAAGTGCAGAAGTGATAGAGGCGGCCTACAAGCAAGCCATGAGTCAGGGCGCGGTAATTGTGGCAGTAAAAAGTCGCGACTCTGTACGGCAGGTTAAAGCGGCCTATAATCAAAGCCTATTGCGCCATGAAATTTATTTAGTGCAAACCCCGCAAACCTTCAAAGCCGATTTATTAAAGCAGGCATACGAGCACCACTATCAGGAAAGCTTTACCGATGACGCCAGCGTCGCCGAACATGCCGGTTTTGCAATACATATTACTGAGGGCGACTACCAGAATTTTAAAATCACGTTTCCGGAAGATATTGCAATTGCTGAGTTGCTGCTTAAGGCAAGGACAGTCTGA
- the purS gene encoding phosphoribosylformylglycinamidine synthase subunit PurS encodes MKFQAEIDVMPKKEILDPQGKAVTGSMKNLGLAEIQNVRIGKHITLEIEADSAEAAEAKTEQACKNLLANLIMESYTFTVTPA; translated from the coding sequence ATGAAATTTCAGGCCGAAATAGATGTAATGCCAAAAAAAGAAATTTTGGACCCACAAGGTAAAGCTGTAACCGGTAGTATGAAAAACCTAGGACTGGCCGAAATTCAGAATGTACGTATTGGTAAACATATCACTTTAGAAATTGAAGCTGATAGTGCTGAGGCTGCAGAGGCTAAAACCGAACAGGCTTGCAAAAACCTATTGGCTAACCTGATTATGGAAAGCTATACCTTTACCGTTACCCCTGCTTAA
- a CDS encoding CDP-alcohol phosphatidyltransferase family protein — MRKRVKKHVPNAITCANLFSGCIGIVFVTFQDNLIFAAYCIFLAAIFDFFDGLASRVLQSFSLIGKDLDSLADVVSFGVLPAFIMYRLFLQAPQIEGVSTYLNFIAFLIPVFSALRLAKFNNDERQTESFIGLPTPANAILIGSFPLIIKEQYSFFTAFILNPFFLAFFVAIMCMLLVVELPLMSLKFKNRDVQRNIYRYILLLISAILILFFKFAAIPAIIVMYIAISVIQIRFAR, encoded by the coding sequence ATGAGGAAACGCGTTAAAAAACATGTGCCCAACGCTATCACCTGTGCTAACTTGTTCAGCGGATGCATCGGGATTGTTTTTGTTACTTTTCAGGATAATTTAATATTTGCGGCCTACTGTATTTTTTTAGCTGCTATTTTCGACTTTTTCGACGGTCTGGCTTCCAGGGTGCTTCAATCCTTCTCGCTGATTGGTAAGGATTTGGATTCGCTGGCTGACGTGGTAAGTTTTGGCGTGTTGCCAGCCTTTATCATGTATCGGTTGTTTTTACAGGCTCCGCAGATTGAAGGTGTAAGCACTTACCTCAACTTCATTGCTTTTTTAATCCCGGTTTTTTCGGCCCTTAGGCTGGCTAAATTTAATAATGATGAGCGCCAGACCGAGAGCTTTATTGGCTTGCCTACCCCAGCCAATGCCATATTGATTGGTTCGTTCCCGCTTATTATTAAAGAACAATACAGCTTTTTTACAGCATTTATTTTAAATCCGTTCTTCCTAGCATTTTTTGTAGCTATCATGTGCATGCTACTGGTGGTCGAATTACCTTTAATGTCGCTTAAATTTAAAAACCGCGATGTTCAACGAAATATATACCGTTATATTTTATTGTTGATTTCGGCAATTCTCATATTGTTTTTTAAATTTGCCGCAATTCCGGCGATCATCGTTATGTATATCGCCATATCAGTCATTCAAATTAGATTCGCGAGATAA
- the rho gene encoding transcription termination factor Rho encodes MPDTLELNDKLVSELRQMAKDLGIAEADELRKAQLITRIVEQESLIEAARSQQSTLNENYANTAADNNEAAATTDTEEKPRKRTRSVKTKTTPAKAAAAEEAGADLFAAPEAITQPETEQAGTPNDVQAVEAVAESTPDAPESEPATQPVTAPKFERRPNTQRETTLPRERPQRENPVRENTNRDNNNNNNNRDNAPRERENNNRENNQQSKNNQEPINLDFDNVIVNEGVLEIMPDGYGFLRSSDYNYLTSPDDIYVSQSQIKLFGLKTGDTVRGSIRPPKEGEKYFPLVRVEAINGRIPAEVRDRVPFDHLTPLFPSERLNLFTDAGNYSTRIMDLFSPIGKGQRGLIVAQPKTGKTMLLKDVANAIAKNHPEVYLIILLIDERPEEVTDMARSVRAEVVSSTFDEPAERHVKIANIVLEKAKRMVECGHDVVILLDSITRLARAYNTVAPASGKILSGGVDANALHKPKRFFGAARNIEDGGSLTIIATALTETGSKMDEVIFEEFKGTGNMELQLDRKLSNKRIFPAIDITASSTRRDDLLLDRETLQRIWILRNHLADMNSLESMEFLQSQIRGTKTNEEFLISMNS; translated from the coding sequence ATGCCTGATACACTCGAATTGAATGACAAATTAGTGTCTGAATTGCGTCAAATGGCTAAAGATCTGGGAATTGCTGAAGCAGACGAACTGCGTAAAGCCCAGCTCATTACCCGCATTGTTGAGCAAGAAAGCCTTATAGAAGCTGCCCGCTCCCAACAATCAACCTTAAATGAAAATTATGCTAACACTGCTGCGGATAACAACGAAGCTGCAGCAACTACCGATACCGAAGAAAAGCCTCGTAAAAGAACCCGCAGTGTAAAAACGAAAACTACACCAGCCAAAGCTGCAGCAGCAGAAGAAGCAGGTGCTGATTTATTTGCGGCTCCAGAGGCTATTACTCAGCCCGAAACAGAACAAGCCGGCACACCAAACGATGTGCAAGCTGTAGAAGCTGTGGCCGAAAGCACACCAGATGCACCCGAAAGCGAACCTGCTACTCAACCCGTAACTGCGCCAAAATTTGAACGCAGACCAAATACGCAGCGCGAAACCACCTTGCCCCGGGAGCGTCCGCAACGCGAAAATCCGGTAAGAGAAAATACTAATCGCGATAATAATAATAATAATAATAACCGTGACAACGCCCCAAGAGAACGGGAGAATAACAACCGCGAAAACAATCAGCAGAGCAAAAATAACCAGGAGCCTATTAACCTCGACTTTGATAACGTAATTGTTAACGAGGGGGTACTGGAAATTATGCCCGATGGTTACGGCTTTTTACGCTCATCGGATTATAACTACCTGACCTCGCCTGATGATATTTACGTATCACAATCGCAGATTAAGCTTTTTGGTTTAAAAACAGGTGATACCGTTCGTGGTAGCATCCGTCCGCCTAAAGAAGGCGAAAAGTATTTCCCTTTGGTAAGGGTTGAAGCCATTAATGGCCGTATACCTGCCGAGGTTCGCGACCGGGTTCCGTTTGATCACTTAACACCGCTGTTCCCGTCCGAAAGATTGAACTTATTTACTGATGCAGGCAACTACTCAACCCGCATCATGGATTTGTTTTCTCCAATTGGTAAAGGCCAGCGAGGTTTAATTGTGGCTCAGCCAAAAACCGGTAAAACCATGTTGTTGAAGGATGTGGCTAACGCCATTGCCAAAAACCATCCCGAAGTATATCTGATCATCTTATTGATTGATGAGCGTCCTGAGGAGGTGACTGATATGGCCCGCAGCGTACGTGCTGAGGTAGTATCATCAACTTTTGATGAACCTGCCGAACGCCACGTAAAAATTGCCAATATTGTACTTGAGAAAGCTAAACGCATGGTAGAGTGCGGCCACGATGTGGTTATTTTATTAGACTCCATTACGCGTTTGGCCCGTGCTTATAATACCGTAGCGCCGGCATCCGGTAAAATATTATCGGGTGGTGTTGATGCTAATGCATTGCACAAACCTAAACGCTTTTTTGGTGCTGCCCGCAACATAGAGGATGGCGGTTCATTAACCATTATTGCTACTGCTCTTACCGAAACCGGCTCTAAAATGGATGAAGTTATCTTCGAAGAGTTTAAAGGTACAGGCAACATGGAGTTACAACTGGATCGTAAACTTTCTAACAAACGCATATTCCCGGCTATTGATATTACGGCATCAAGCACACGCCGCGACGACTTACTGCTTGACCGCGAAACGCTGCAGCGCATTTGGATATTACGCAACCACCTGGCAGATATGAATTCCCTGGAGTCGATGGAATTTTTGCAAAGCCAGATTCGCGGAACAAAAACCAACGAAGAATTTTTAATTTCGATGAACTCTTAA
- the pyrF gene encoding orotidine-5'-phosphate decarboxylase gives MLSYSQLVEQIKLKKSFLCVGLDTDPDKIPAFLQRYPDPVLEFNKRIIDATHDLCVAYKPNAAFYESSGVKGLQSLIGTYEYLPKACLSIIDAKRGDIGNTSDRYARAFFDKNAGGMSFDAITVTPYMGHDSITPYLAYEGKWVIVLALTSSVGSRDFQYLQTPEGLLHEAVINKVNTLAGADRIMYVVGATKGAEFENIRKHAPDNFLLVPGVGAQGGSLEDVCRYGMNADCGLLVNSSRSIIYASNGEDFAEAARAEAQKLQRQMQAELEKAGIIS, from the coding sequence ATGTTAAGCTACAGCCAACTTGTTGAGCAGATTAAACTTAAAAAGTCGTTTTTATGTGTAGGTCTGGATACCGATCCTGATAAAATACCGGCGTTTTTGCAGCGCTACCCCGATCCGGTGCTGGAGTTTAACAAACGTATTATTGATGCCACACACGATTTATGTGTAGCCTATAAACCCAATGCCGCTTTTTACGAAAGCAGCGGCGTTAAAGGATTACAAAGCCTAATTGGTACTTATGAATATTTACCTAAAGCCTGTTTAAGTATTATTGATGCTAAGCGTGGCGATATCGGTAACACATCTGATCGCTATGCCCGTGCTTTTTTTGATAAGAATGCAGGCGGGATGAGCTTTGATGCCATTACCGTTACCCCTTATATGGGCCATGACAGTATCACCCCTTATTTGGCGTACGAAGGTAAATGGGTAATTGTGCTGGCATTAACATCGTCTGTCGGTAGTCGCGATTTTCAGTACCTGCAAACGCCCGAGGGTTTGTTGCACGAGGCGGTAATTAACAAGGTTAATACCCTGGCTGGTGCCGACCGTATTATGTATGTTGTAGGTGCCACTAAGGGTGCCGAGTTCGAAAACATTCGCAAGCATGCACCCGATAATTTTTTATTAGTACCTGGTGTAGGTGCGCAGGGGGGAAGCTTGGAAGACGTTTGCCGTTATGGGATGAACGCTGATTGCGGCTTACTGGTTAACTCATCGCGCTCTATTATTTATGCCTCAAACGGCGAAGACTTTGCAGAGGCTGCCCGTGCCGAGGCGCAAAAACTGCAGCGGCAAATGCAGGCAGAGTTAGAAAAAGCAGGAATCATTTCTTAA
- a CDS encoding MFS transporter, whose protein sequence is MSALSTTFRSLRFYNFRLYFIGQSISLIGTWMERIAINWLVYTTTHSALMLGLVNFAGQIPTLLLSPYGGTISDRHNRYKILLTTQMAAMLQAGTMATLVLLKVYNMYAIIGLSIVLGIINAFDTPSRQSLMIRLIEDKRDLQNAIALNSSMVNLARMLGPAVAGILLTTAGTGICFLLNALSFVAVITSLLLMKLPPMDIKKTTDSVWDGLKKGYSYLQTVPDIKLVILLMACTSFFVMPYTTLMPIFAKDIFHGDARTYSLLNSISGLGSLMGAFYMAGLKNTGNIKRIVVFACAMFGVSLALFAWSNSLWLALLLVMPAGAGAMMQIAGTNTFIQTTVSDEMRGRVISYYVMAFMGMQPLGSFLVGLATHHASARLVLCIEGLAGLAVAIIFGVLFKRSADRLVQEKKEAQVVIE, encoded by the coding sequence ATGTCGGCGCTATCTACTACTTTTCGCTCACTGCGATTTTATAATTTCAGGCTTTATTTTATAGGTCAGTCCATATCCCTCATTGGGACGTGGATGGAGCGGATTGCCATCAACTGGCTGGTATACACTACTACGCATTCGGCATTAATGTTGGGGCTGGTAAACTTTGCCGGGCAAATTCCTACGCTTTTGCTTTCACCTTATGGAGGCACCATATCCGACAGGCACAATCGCTATAAAATACTGCTGACAACCCAAATGGCGGCTATGCTGCAAGCTGGTACTATGGCTACACTGGTATTGCTCAAGGTTTATAATATGTACGCCATTATTGGCTTAAGCATTGTATTGGGTATTATCAACGCGTTTGACACGCCCTCACGCCAATCGCTCATGATTAGGCTGATTGAAGATAAAAGGGACTTGCAAAACGCCATCGCGCTCAATTCATCGATGGTAAACCTGGCCCGTATGCTGGGGCCGGCCGTGGCCGGCATATTACTTACTACTGCAGGCACAGGCATCTGCTTTTTATTAAATGCCCTAAGCTTTGTAGCGGTAATTACCTCACTGCTGCTGATGAAGCTGCCGCCCATGGATATTAAAAAAACTACGGATAGTGTATGGGACGGCCTAAAAAAGGGTTATAGCTACCTGCAAACTGTGCCCGATATTAAACTTGTGATTTTACTAATGGCCTGCACCAGCTTTTTTGTAATGCCTTACACTACACTGATGCCCATCTTTGCCAAAGATATTTTTCATGGTGATGCGCGCACTTACAGCTTGCTTAACAGTATATCGGGTTTAGGTTCGCTAATGGGCGCTTTTTATATGGCCGGTTTAAAAAATACAGGGAATATTAAACGCATTGTGGTGTTTGCCTGCGCTATGTTTGGCGTAAGCCTGGCCTTGTTTGCGTGGAGCAACAGCTTATGGCTGGCTTTGCTGCTGGTAATGCCTGCCGGAGCAGGTGCAATGATGCAGATAGCCGGAACCAATACCTTTATACAAACTACAGTAAGCGACGAAATGCGTGGCCGTGTGATAAGTTATTATGTGATGGCATTTATGGGTATGCAGCCCTTGGGTAGCTTTTTGGTGGGCTTAGCTACTCATCATGCCAGTGCACGTTTGGTACTATGTATTGAGGGCTTAGCAGGTTTGGCTGTTGCAATTATTTTTGGTGTGTTGTTTAAGCGCTCGGCAGATAGGCTGGTTCAAGAAAAAAAAGAAGCTCAGGTAGTTATTGAATAA
- a CDS encoding 2'-5' RNA ligase family protein, giving the protein MKFFVGVVPPPGIYEQLQHIQTQFGDNRLEPHVTIRPPVTVLHLAPWVQAIEDICATVEPFGIQLPGTGFFGDRVLFVSVQSPGLTQLHNLFIPALQIFEKEEISKNEAAFHPHLTLGRKWCGFTTDDFAAMKLLVDEYLQASFVWFTVTQIRIYYKPDNHGRFETYRDISLNNNGL; this is encoded by the coding sequence ATGAAATTTTTTGTTGGCGTAGTACCTCCACCCGGTATTTACGAGCAGTTGCAACATATACAAACTCAGTTTGGCGATAACAGGCTGGAGCCGCATGTTACCATCCGTCCGCCTGTGACTGTGTTGCATTTAGCCCCTTGGGTGCAAGCCATCGAAGATATTTGTGCTACTGTTGAGCCCTTTGGTATTCAGCTGCCTGGTACCGGCTTTTTTGGCGACCGGGTATTGTTTGTTAGTGTGCAGTCGCCGGGCTTAACCCAATTGCATAATTTGTTCATACCGGCTTTGCAGATATTTGAGAAAGAAGAGATAAGCAAAAATGAAGCGGCCTTCCATCCGCACTTAACTTTAGGCCGCAAGTGGTGTGGTTTTACCACTGATGATTTTGCGGCTATGAAATTATTAGTTGATGAATACCTCCAGGCAAGTTTTGTGTGGTTTACAGTTACTCAAATAAGAATTTATTATAAGCCGGATAACCATGGCCGTTTTGAAACCTACAGGGATATAAGCTTGAATAATAATGGCCTGTAA
- the tyrS gene encoding tyrosine--tRNA ligase, with translation MSFVEELRWRGMLHDIMPGTEELLNKGMASGYIGFDPTADSLHVGHLTQIMTLIHFQRAGHKPFALVGGATGMVGDPSGKSAERNLLSENVLQHNLQSIQQQLEKFLNFDCGDNSAQMVNNYDWFKDFSFLNFIRDVGKHITVNYMMAKDSVKNRLSGDTGMSFTEFTYQLVQGYDFYYLWKNHNCAIQMGGSDQWGNIVTGTELIRRKDAGEAFALTTQLIKKADGTKFGKTESGAVWLDTARTSPYQFYQFWLNAGDDDVKKFIRIFTLLDRQTIEDLEATHNAAPHQRALQKALAQDITTRVHGEEAYQKAIQSSEFLFGNTGIEFLNELTDAEVLAIFEGVPNFTVAKQDLEQGADVLDLLAIKTTVFPSKGEAKKMIQGGGVAINKKKIEAADSRYDAETLINNKFWVVQKGKKNYFLIVVE, from the coding sequence ATGAGTTTTGTTGAAGAATTGCGCTGGAGGGGCATGTTGCACGATATTATGCCCGGAACCGAAGAATTACTGAATAAGGGTATGGCATCGGGCTATATTGGTTTCGACCCAACAGCTGATTCGTTACACGTCGGTCATTTAACGCAAATTATGACGCTGATTCATTTTCAGCGTGCCGGACACAAACCGTTTGCTTTGGTTGGCGGCGCTACCGGTATGGTAGGCGACCCATCAGGTAAATCGGCCGAGCGTAATTTGCTTTCTGAGAATGTACTGCAGCATAACCTGCAAAGTATCCAGCAGCAACTGGAAAAATTTCTGAACTTCGACTGCGGCGATAACAGTGCGCAGATGGTGAATAATTACGACTGGTTTAAAGATTTTTCGTTTTTAAATTTTATACGCGACGTGGGCAAGCACATCACCGTAAACTACATGATGGCTAAAGACTCGGTAAAAAACCGTTTAAGCGGCGATACTGGTATGTCGTTTACCGAGTTTACTTACCAGCTGGTACAGGGCTACGATTTCTATTATCTCTGGAAAAACCATAACTGCGCCATCCAGATGGGCGGTTCAGACCAGTGGGGCAATATTGTAACCGGTACCGAATTAATACGCCGTAAAGATGCCGGCGAGGCCTTTGCACTAACCACCCAGCTCATTAAAAAAGCTGATGGCACCAAGTTTGGTAAAACCGAAAGCGGTGCCGTTTGGTTAGATACCGCCCGTACCTCGCCTTACCAGTTTTACCAGTTTTGGTTAAATGCCGGTGATGATGATGTGAAAAAATTTATCCGCATATTTACCTTGCTCGACCGCCAGACTATTGAAGATCTGGAAGCAACGCATAACGCTGCTCCGCATCAGCGTGCTTTGCAAAAAGCTTTGGCTCAAGATATTACTACCCGTGTACATGGCGAGGAGGCTTATCAAAAAGCTATACAATCCTCAGAGTTTTTATTTGGCAACACTGGTATCGAATTTTTAAACGAACTTACCGATGCTGAAGTATTAGCCATCTTTGAAGGTGTGCCTAACTTTACCGTTGCCAAACAGGATTTGGAGCAAGGCGCTGATGTATTAGACCTTTTAGCAATTAAAACCACAGTGTTCCCATCTAAAGGTGAGGCTAAAAAAATGATACAGGGCGGCGGTGTAGCCATCAATAAAAAGAAAATTGAGGCTGCTGACAGCCGTTACGATGCCGAAACCTTGATTAACAATAAATTTTGGGTAGTGCAAAAAGGAAAGAAAAACTACTTTTTGATTGTAGTTGAGTAA
- a CDS encoding GLPGLI family protein: MKLSSYLTFLLLLIAILSKAQKPDTAQAIVHYKFTHVRDTNNRDKPLVENMILLVGRNSSVYKSYDRKLKEEQMRKSIEEQMSSGLRDLKITSNAGALGPNVDYYQYPNEKKLYTIERLMMNSYVIPESMAALNWKISADTATIGGLPCQKATTRFKGRNYTAWFCDDLPYRSGPWKLSGLPGLIVEASDDKKEVMFKFDGIEKISGTGKDQAAQNQSTTTRVMFSGMDDASKNSNVIALPTNSIKTNQKEFEEVREIMRKDPQAFAQSQRAAVQGRIGASGQASSFSVGTGGGATAVSSIGSIRVESAPGTKAVTNNPIELPEKK; this comes from the coding sequence ATGAAGCTTAGCTCTTACCTAACTTTTTTATTGCTACTAATTGCCATCCTGTCAAAAGCGCAAAAGCCCGATACCGCCCAGGCCATTGTGCATTACAAGTTTACCCACGTGCGCGATACTAATAACCGCGACAAACCGCTGGTAGAAAATATGATATTGCTGGTAGGGCGTAACTCGAGTGTGTATAAAAGCTACGACCGCAAATTAAAGGAAGAACAAATGCGTAAAAGTATTGAGGAACAGATGAGCAGCGGGTTGAGAGATTTAAAAATTACTTCTAATGCAGGAGCTCTCGGTCCTAACGTTGACTATTATCAATATCCAAACGAGAAAAAACTTTACACCATTGAACGGCTGATGATGAACAGCTACGTCATTCCCGAAAGTATGGCGGCGCTGAATTGGAAAATAAGTGCAGATACGGCTACCATTGGAGGCCTGCCATGCCAGAAAGCCACCACACGTTTTAAAGGGCGCAACTATACTGCCTGGTTTTGCGACGATTTGCCTTATCGTTCCGGCCCGTGGAAACTGAGCGGTTTACCCGGACTAATTGTAGAAGCCTCTGACGATAAAAAAGAAGTGATGTTCAAGTTTGATGGCATCGAAAAGATAAGCGGTACCGGGAAAGACCAAGCCGCCCAAAACCAAAGTACAACAACCCGCGTGATGTTTAGCGGTATGGATGATGCCTCTAAAAATAGCAATGTTATAGCCTTACCAACTAATAGTATCAAAACCAACCAAAAGGAGTTTGAAGAAGTAAGAGAAATTATGCGTAAAGACCCGCAGGCTTTTGCGCAATCACAACGTGCTGCAGTACAGGGGCGTATTGGGGCATCCGGACAGGCTTCCAGTTTTAGTGTGGGTACAGGCGGTGGTGCAACTGCTGTATCCTCAATCGGTAGTATCAGGGTCGAGTCGGCGCCGGGAACAAAAGCGGTAACCAATAATCCAATCGAATTACCTGAAAAGAAATGA